In one Rugosibacter aromaticivorans genomic region, the following are encoded:
- the hemE gene encoding uroporphyrinogen decarboxylase, translating into MTRPQNDTFLRALLREPVTHTPVWLMRQAGRYLPEYNETRRRAGSFLNLCKNPQLACEVTLQPLARFDLDAAILFSDILTVPDAMGLGLYFAEGEGPKFERPLRNEWEIRDLTAPDPNVHLRYVMDAVAEIRRALGNSVPLIGFSGSPWTLACYMVEGGASADYRTIKTMLYDRPDLLHRILDVTATAVVNYLNAQIESGAQAVMIFDSWGGVLSHAAYHEFSLAYMRRILADLKRSHDGQRVPCIVFTKGGGQWLEAIADTGCDAIGLDWTTHLGEARARVGNRVALQGNLDPMALFASPDKVAAQAHRVMSQFGEGTGHVFNLGHGISQFTPPENVSVLIHAVHNYPLQGSSAD; encoded by the coding sequence ATGACCCGCCCCCAAAACGATACTTTTTTGCGCGCACTGTTACGCGAACCTGTGACCCATACGCCAGTCTGGCTCATGCGCCAGGCCGGACGATACCTGCCGGAATACAACGAAACGCGGCGGCGGGCGGGCAGCTTTCTTAACTTGTGCAAAAATCCTCAGCTAGCCTGCGAAGTCACTCTGCAGCCATTGGCACGCTTTGATCTGGATGCGGCGATTTTGTTTTCAGACATTTTGACCGTGCCCGATGCCATGGGTTTGGGGCTTTACTTTGCCGAGGGCGAAGGGCCAAAGTTCGAGCGCCCCCTACGCAACGAATGGGAAATTCGCGATCTCACCGCGCCAGATCCAAACGTCCATTTGCGCTACGTGATGGATGCTGTCGCTGAAATTCGTCGTGCCTTGGGTAATAGCGTGCCCCTGATTGGTTTTTCTGGCAGTCCTTGGACGCTGGCTTGTTATATGGTGGAAGGCGGAGCCTCGGCTGACTATCGCACCATCAAAACCATGTTGTACGATCGGCCTGATTTACTCCATCGTATTCTTGATGTCACCGCCACAGCGGTAGTGAACTACCTGAATGCGCAAATTGAATCCGGCGCCCAAGCCGTGATGATTTTCGATTCTTGGGGTGGGGTGTTATCGCACGCAGCCTATCACGAATTCTCGCTCGCTTACATGCGGCGCATTCTTGCCGACCTCAAGCGGTCGCATGATGGCCAGCGCGTGCCATGTATTGTATTTACCAAAGGTGGCGGCCAATGGCTGGAAGCCATTGCGGATACAGGATGCGACGCCATCGGGCTGGATTGGACCACCCATTTGGGCGAAGCCCGCGCTCGCGTAGGAAATCGCGTGGCCTTGCAGGGTAATCTAGATCCTATGGCGTTGTTTGCATCGCCCGATAAAGTGGCTGCCCAAGCGCACCGCGTGATGAGCCAATTTGGCGAGGGCACGGGCCACGTGTTTAATTTGGGCCATGGCATTTCACAATTTACCCCGCCTGAAAATGTCAGCGTCTTAATTCATGCGGTGCACAACTATCCTCTACAAGGGTCTTCAGCCGATTGA
- a CDS encoding primosomal protein N' translates to MSIVRVALDLPLLRLFDYLAPGASASDIGYRVSVPFGRSLRMGVIVDWIATSEQPVDKLKPVTAILRDIPPLPTDWLALCEFCARYYQAPLGEVMAFALPPMLRRGKHPRPQKAKKDLNAVSAKHESKPASTVCLPSLLAAQQAAVEQIVSTTAFQTFLLHGVTGSGKTEVYLRAIEATLAQGRQALMLVPEIALTPQLESRVRARLPHAHLVVANSSVADAARARGFLDALTGNAEIVLGTRLAIFTPLPRLRLIIVDEEHDASFKQQDGVRYSARDLAIWRAHQQNCPIVLGSATPSLESFHHALAGRYHMLTLPLRAVAEAPPIVRTIDTRREKLQEGLSVALINALEQRLGRGEQSLVFLNRRGYAPVLACPACGWISRCQHCAANLVVHLADKHLRCHHCGFETAIPHACPDCGNVDLQPFGRGTQRLESALIERFPQARILRVDRDSANSAKKWQALLASIHAGEVDILIGTQMLAKGHDFPKLTLVGAVGADAALFAADFRAPERLFAQLMQVGGRSGRADLPGEVLIQTEYPTHPLYQALIDHDYSRFAQSQLEERKTAGFPPFTFQAMLRAESRSMGESVAFLAQARDFALAFADSYITLYEPVPMRLHRLMALERAQLLVESDNRPALQHFLAQWQTALYTLKRPRTLRWHVDVDPLEF, encoded by the coding sequence ATGAGCATCGTCCGCGTCGCCCTCGATCTGCCTCTACTCCGATTGTTTGATTATCTGGCGCCCGGGGCAAGTGCCAGCGATATTGGCTACCGCGTTAGCGTGCCCTTTGGTCGGAGCTTGCGCATGGGTGTCATTGTCGATTGGATAGCAACCAGTGAACAGCCGGTAGATAAGTTAAAGCCGGTCACGGCAATTTTGCGCGACATACCGCCTTTACCCACCGACTGGCTGGCGTTGTGTGAATTTTGCGCGCGCTACTACCAAGCACCGCTTGGTGAAGTCATGGCGTTTGCATTGCCCCCTATGCTTCGGCGCGGCAAACACCCTCGCCCCCAAAAGGCAAAAAAAGATCTAAATGCTGTATCAGCCAAACACGAATCTAAACCAGCTTCGACTGTTTGTTTGCCTTCCTTGTTAGCTGCACAACAAGCCGCTGTCGAACAGATTGTCAGCACAACGGCCTTTCAAACCTTTTTGCTGCATGGGGTTACCGGCAGCGGCAAGACCGAAGTGTATTTACGCGCCATAGAGGCAACCTTAGCGCAGGGGAGGCAAGCGTTGATGCTGGTGCCTGAAATTGCACTCACACCGCAACTTGAAAGTCGCGTACGGGCGCGCTTGCCGCACGCCCATTTGGTGGTTGCCAACAGCAGTGTGGCTGATGCCGCCCGCGCCCGTGGGTTTCTTGATGCGCTCACCGGAAACGCTGAGATTGTGCTCGGTACGCGGCTGGCGATATTTACCCCCCTGCCCCGCTTGCGGCTGATTATTGTGGACGAGGAGCACGATGCCTCATTCAAACAGCAAGACGGTGTGCGTTATTCGGCGCGCGATCTGGCCATTTGGCGGGCGCATCAACAAAACTGCCCGATTGTTCTTGGCTCGGCCACCCCGTCACTGGAAAGTTTTCATCATGCTTTAGCCGGACGCTATCACATGTTAACCCTGCCGCTCCGCGCTGTTGCTGAAGCACCGCCCATCGTGCGCACCATCGATACGCGCCGCGAAAAATTACAAGAAGGCTTAAGTGTTGCGCTCATTAACGCACTCGAACAACGACTAGGCCGTGGCGAACAAAGCCTGGTGTTTCTGAATCGACGCGGCTACGCCCCGGTGCTGGCATGCCCTGCCTGTGGCTGGATTTCCCGCTGTCAGCATTGCGCTGCCAATCTGGTGGTGCATCTGGCAGATAAACATTTGCGCTGCCATCATTGCGGGTTTGAGACCGCGATTCCTCACGCCTGCCCGGATTGTGGCAATGTCGATTTGCAGCCTTTTGGACGCGGTACCCAACGACTTGAATCGGCGTTGATCGAACGCTTTCCGCAGGCGCGTATTTTGCGTGTTGACCGTGATTCTGCGAATAGCGCTAAAAAATGGCAGGCGCTCTTGGCGAGCATTCACGCAGGTGAGGTGGATATTCTGATTGGCACCCAAATGCTGGCCAAAGGGCATGATTTCCCCAAGCTCACTTTGGTCGGCGCTGTCGGTGCGGATGCAGCACTCTTCGCGGCTGACTTTCGTGCGCCTGAACGACTCTTTGCGCAGCTCATGCAGGTGGGTGGCCGTAGCGGCCGCGCCGATCTGCCTGGTGAGGTGTTGATACAAACAGAATACCCGACCCATCCGCTCTATCAGGCACTGATTGATCATGACTACAGCCGGTTTGCACAATCTCAACTCGAGGAACGTAAAACAGCCGGCTTTCCTCCGTTCACATTCCAGGCCATGCTGCGCGCCGAAAGCCGATCCATGGGTGAGTCAGTGGCCTTTTTAGCCCAGGCCCGTGACTTTGCGCTGGCCTTCGCCGACAGCTATATCACGCTGTACGAACCCGTACCGATGCGTCTGCATCGGCTGATGGCGCTGGAACGCGCTCAGTTGCTGGTGGAATCTGATAACCGCCCGGCGTTGCAGCATTTTCTGGCACAATGGCAAACTGCGCTTTACACCTTAAAACGCCCCCGCACGCTGCGCTGGCATGTGGACGTCGATCCACTCGAGTTCTAG
- a CDS encoding gamma-butyrobetaine hydroxylase-like domain-containing protein encodes MPGLDHTTPNPTEITLHKKSCMLEIAFDDGSHFQLPAEFLRVYSPSAEVRGHGKGQETLQTGKHDVAILALEPVGSYGIKPTFSDGHNSGIFSWDVLHYLGANQPALWADYLERLAAAGASRDASTPKIPPNTGCGSHR; translated from the coding sequence ATGCCCGGCCTTGATCACACCACCCCCAACCCCACCGAAATTACCCTGCACAAAAAATCGTGCATGCTGGAAATTGCCTTTGATGATGGCAGCCATTTTCAGTTACCGGCTGAATTTCTTCGTGTGTATAGTCCTTCTGCTGAAGTGCGCGGCCACGGCAAAGGACAGGAAACACTGCAAACGGGAAAGCACGACGTGGCGATTCTGGCACTCGAACCGGTTGGCAGCTATGGCATTAAGCCCACGTTCTCAGATGGCCACAATAGCGGCATTTTCTCCTGGGACGTGCTGCATTACCTGGGTGCCAACCAGCCTGCACTGTGGGCCGATTATCTTGAACGCCTAGCGGCTGCGGGGGCGAGCCGTGACGCATCGACACCAAAAATACCACCCAATACCGGATGCGGCAGCCACCGGTGA
- the ubiE gene encoding bifunctional demethylmenaquinone methyltransferase/2-methoxy-6-polyprenyl-1,4-benzoquinol methylase UbiE yields MTKTHFGFETVDEHSKAQRVAGVFSSVAAKYDIMNDLMSFGLHRVWKKFAIDIAAPRPGERVLDVAGGTADLSLAFARRVGTQTETGGQVWLTDINNAMLSVGRDRLLDAGIIAPVAQCDAEKLPFPDGYFDIVTVAFGLRNMTHKEQALSEMLRILRPGGRLLVLEFSKVWAPLEKIYDAYSFKLLPWLGEKIAGDAASYRYLAESIRMHPDQAALKAMMEQVGFERVDIFNLTAGVVALHRGYKF; encoded by the coding sequence ATGACTAAAACTCACTTCGGATTTGAGACCGTCGACGAACACAGCAAGGCGCAACGCGTCGCCGGGGTGTTCTCATCCGTTGCGGCGAAATATGACATCATGAACGATCTCATGTCCTTCGGCCTGCACCGCGTATGGAAAAAATTCGCCATTGACATCGCCGCACCGCGCCCGGGCGAGCGTGTGCTGGATGTCGCGGGTGGCACGGCGGATCTTTCTTTAGCCTTTGCACGCCGCGTGGGTACGCAAACCGAAACCGGCGGGCAGGTATGGCTCACAGACATCAATAACGCCATGCTCAGCGTGGGGCGTGATCGCCTGCTGGACGCAGGGATCATTGCGCCCGTGGCGCAATGCGATGCCGAAAAATTGCCGTTCCCTGATGGTTATTTCGATATCGTTACCGTAGCCTTTGGCTTGCGCAACATGACACATAAAGAGCAGGCGCTGTCCGAGATGTTGCGTATATTGCGACCCGGAGGGCGGCTGCTGGTACTGGAATTTTCCAAGGTATGGGCGCCGCTGGAAAAAATTTACGATGCTTATTCATTCAAGCTGCTCCCCTGGCTCGGCGAGAAAATCGCCGGTGATGCGGCGTCATATCGCTATTTAGCCGAATCCATCCGCATGCACCCCGATCAAGCAGCGCTCAAAGCCATGATGGAACAAGTTGGCTTTGAACGGGTCGACATCTTCAATCTCACGGCGGGCGTGGTTGCCTTGCATCGTGGATACAAATTTTAA
- a CDS encoding Tim44 domain-containing protein — MKKLMMIFCVSILCLGMLVDTVEARRLGGGQSFGMNRSSSVMNRSTTPTRPATPTQNAVPPATTAPAPITPPRTGMSRWLGPIAGLAAGIGLAAMLSHFGMGEGVANFLMIALLAMGAIFLLRRFLGNRPTGNTLLYPQPVAANPVGRQEPMVFDAQKIGAGDTAMSIAAQGTAGNIPADFDVEGFLRQAKLSFVRLQAANDRGDMEDIRQFSTPEVAAEIQLQFQERQRASQQTDVVQLAADLLDVSTEAARYVASVRFHGQLREDTQNAPEAFSEVWHLVKPLSGAGGWQVAGIQQD, encoded by the coding sequence ATGAAAAAACTAATGATGATTTTCTGTGTATCAATTCTATGTCTGGGCATGCTGGTCGATACCGTCGAGGCACGGCGCTTGGGCGGCGGTCAATCTTTCGGCATGAATCGATCATCCTCAGTCATGAATCGTAGTACCACACCCACACGGCCGGCCACACCAACGCAAAATGCAGTACCCCCAGCGACGACAGCACCCGCGCCGATCACTCCACCGCGTACAGGGATGAGCCGCTGGCTGGGGCCGATTGCCGGTCTTGCCGCAGGCATTGGCTTAGCCGCCATGCTGTCACATTTTGGCATGGGCGAAGGCGTGGCTAATTTTTTGATGATCGCCTTGTTAGCCATGGGCGCCATTTTTCTCCTGCGGCGCTTTTTGGGCAACCGTCCTACAGGGAATACCCTTCTGTATCCTCAGCCTGTTGCGGCAAACCCTGTCGGTCGCCAAGAACCCATGGTTTTTGATGCGCAAAAAATCGGCGCTGGCGATACGGCGATGTCTATTGCTGCACAAGGCACAGCCGGCAACATTCCGGCTGACTTCGATGTGGAAGGCTTTTTACGCCAGGCCAAGCTCAGTTTTGTGCGCTTACAGGCCGCCAATGATCGTGGCGATATGGAAGACATCCGTCAATTTTCTACACCGGAAGTTGCGGCCGAGATACAGCTTCAGTTTCAGGAGCGTCAGCGTGCCTCGCAGCAAACAGATGTCGTTCAGTTAGCGGCGGATCTGCTGGATGTATCCACAGAAGCCGCACGTTATGTGGCGAGTGTGCGTTTTCATGGGCAATTGCGTGAAGACACGCAGAATGCGCCCGAGGCTTTTTCCGAGGTGTGGCATCTAGTGAAGCCGCTAAGCGGCGCCGGCGGCTGGCAAGTGGCTGGCATTCAGCAGGACTAG
- a CDS encoding ubiquinone biosynthesis accessory factor UbiJ: MPLLPAPAVAVIAAVNHLLGQAAWARMKLQPFAGQYAKISLPPFSAVFSVTPEGLIAPSAGAEPAVSIDLPASTPFLALQGHAAIGRAARISGSAEFAQNLGYVLQHLRWDVEEDLSRIFGDIVSHRLVASAHAFAANQKKRAMNVAENISEYLIEEHPTLVHRHAIADFSAAVDHLRDDVARLEKRIQRLS, translated from the coding sequence ATGCCCCTTCTGCCTGCCCCTGCGGTGGCTGTTATAGCGGCTGTTAATCATCTGCTGGGTCAGGCAGCGTGGGCGCGGATGAAATTGCAGCCGTTTGCAGGCCAATATGCAAAAATTTCACTCCCGCCTTTTTCAGCCGTGTTCAGCGTGACACCAGAAGGCTTGATCGCCCCATCGGCTGGTGCCGAACCTGCGGTATCGATCGACTTACCAGCCAGCACGCCCTTCTTGGCACTGCAGGGCCATGCGGCCATTGGGCGTGCGGCGCGCATCAGCGGTTCAGCAGAATTTGCGCAAAACCTAGGCTATGTTTTGCAACACCTGCGCTGGGATGTAGAAGAAGACCTTTCTCGAATATTTGGTGACATCGTCTCGCATCGACTGGTAGCAAGCGCTCACGCTTTTGCGGCAAATCAGAAAAAACGCGCCATGAATGTGGCAGAAAATATCAGCGAATATCTCATCGAAGAACACCCGACCTTGGTTCACCGTCATGCCATCGCCGACTTTTCAGCCGCTGTTGATCATTTGCGTGACGACGTGGCGCGGCTGGAAAAAAGAATACAACGCCTCAGCTAA
- a CDS encoding OmpP1/FadL family transporter: protein MKRLAHLRNSQALILTFLSMLSITASAAGFALQNQNGAGNGNAFAGAAASAEDASTLFFNPAGMTYLPEGHSLSIAGTVLNRSVDFSNAGTTAMPTFALGNSGGDGGGTSLIPAAYYAYTISPRLRIGVGLSPTFGNKTEYDQNFIGRFSGYFAEIKQININPSIAYRLNDTVSLGFGLNYARNEVEFRQMAPVAAATQRIARLEGDDAAWSYNLGAMFQVSPDTRLGLAYRSRLKFHLDGKQDIQGVLNRNIKAELETPDNLSLALHQRLNDRWDLLADVTWTYWSSIKTITATSATTGAPVAALKFNFRDTYRVGLGANYRMNDAWKLRLGTAYDKTPVPNAADRTMTLPDADRTWLSVGARYTLSPQSSLDMGYSHIFFKKVSTERAVALGGPFTQTIRGNFDTSADLLSVQYNHNF from the coding sequence ATGAAGCGCCTAGCTCATCTACGCAACTCACAAGCGCTAATCCTGACTTTTTTATCGATGCTATCTATCACGGCAAGTGCCGCAGGGTTTGCATTACAAAATCAGAACGGTGCAGGTAATGGAAATGCCTTTGCGGGGGCAGCTGCCAGCGCTGAAGATGCGAGCACACTATTTTTCAACCCGGCTGGCATGACGTATCTACCCGAGGGCCATAGCCTTTCGATTGCTGGTACGGTGCTCAATCGCTCGGTCGATTTCAGCAACGCAGGCACGACAGCAATGCCCACTTTCGCACTGGGTAATAGCGGTGGGGATGGGGGTGGCACCTCACTGATCCCAGCGGCGTATTACGCTTATACCATCTCGCCACGTTTGCGAATCGGCGTTGGGCTATCGCCGACTTTTGGCAACAAAACCGAATACGACCAAAATTTTATTGGCCGCTTTTCCGGTTACTTTGCTGAAATCAAGCAGATCAATATTAACCCTTCGATTGCCTATCGCTTGAACGACACCGTCTCGCTGGGTTTCGGTCTTAACTATGCGCGAAACGAAGTCGAGTTTCGCCAGATGGCGCCTGTGGCCGCAGCTACCCAGCGCATCGCCAGACTGGAAGGGGATGATGCCGCGTGGAGCTATAACCTCGGCGCGATGTTCCAGGTCTCGCCCGACACGCGGCTGGGGCTGGCCTATCGCTCACGGCTCAAGTTTCATCTTGATGGCAAGCAAGACATTCAAGGCGTGCTCAATCGAAATATCAAGGCAGAGCTCGAAACACCGGATAATCTCTCGCTGGCTTTGCACCAACGCTTGAACGATCGCTGGGATCTTCTGGCAGATGTCACCTGGACTTACTGGAGTTCAATCAAGACAATCACGGCGACCAGCGCAACGACGGGTGCACCTGTTGCAGCGCTGAAATTTAATTTTCGCGATACGTACCGCGTGGGCCTTGGCGCTAATTACCGCATGAACGATGCTTGGAAGTTGCGCCTGGGCACAGCCTACGATAAGACGCCGGTGCCAAATGCAGCCGACCGAACCATGACGCTGCCAGATGCGGATCGAACCTGGCTTTCCGTGGGCGCGCGTTATACCTTGTCGCCACAAAGTTCGCTGGATATGGGCTATAGCCATATTTTCTTCAAGAAAGTATCAACGGAAAGGGCTGTCGCCCTGGGTGGGCCTTTCACGCAAACCATACGCGGCAACTTTGACACCAGCGCTGATTTGCTTTCGGTGCAATACAACCATAATTTTTAA
- a CDS encoding superoxide dismutase — translation MEHTLPPLPYAMDALAPHISKETFEYHYGKHHQAYVTNLNNLVKGTEYENLDLEAIIKKAPAGGVFNNAAQVWNHTFFWNSMKVAGGGLPSGALADAITTKWGSFEEFKKAFQASAVGNFGSGWTWLVKKADGSVDIVNTSAAGTPLTSGDKALLTIDVWEHAYYIDYRNARPKFVETFLASLVNWNFAAKNFA, via the coding sequence ATGGAACATACTCTCCCTCCCCTGCCGTATGCTATGGATGCGCTTGCACCCCACATCTCGAAAGAAACTTTTGAATATCACTATGGCAAGCATCATCAAGCCTACGTTACTAACCTTAACAATTTGGTTAAAGGTACAGAGTACGAAAACCTTGATCTTGAAGCCATCATCAAAAAAGCACCTGCTGGCGGCGTTTTTAATAACGCAGCGCAAGTCTGGAATCACACATTTTTTTGGAACAGCATGAAAGTCGCCGGTGGGGGATTACCAAGCGGTGCATTGGCTGACGCAATCACTACCAAATGGGGTAGTTTTGAAGAGTTCAAAAAGGCGTTTCAGGCGTCTGCTGTTGGTAATTTCGGCTCGGGTTGGACATGGCTGGTGAAGAAAGCCGACGGTTCAGTGGATATTGTCAACACCAGTGCTGCAGGCACGCCACTGACTTCCGGGGATAAGGCTTTGCTCACCATCGATGTCTGGGAGCATGCTTACTACATCGATTACCGCAATGCACGACCCAAATTCGTGGAGACATTCCTCGCTTCACTTGTTAATTGGAATTTTGCGGCAAAAAACTTTGCCTAA
- a CDS encoding F0F1 ATP synthase subunit epsilon has protein sequence MTVHVDVVSAEESIFSGLAEFVALPGESGELGILPGHMPLMTRIKPGTVRIKLPHGEEELIFVAGGLLEVQPGLVTVLADTAIRGADLDQAKALEAKKCAEEVLATRSAEMDYARAQAELSEAIAQLSAIERLRKHGH, from the coding sequence ATGACAGTTCATGTAGATGTAGTCAGCGCAGAAGAATCCATATTCTCCGGCTTGGCCGAGTTTGTCGCCTTGCCAGGGGAAAGTGGTGAGTTAGGCATTTTGCCAGGTCATATGCCGCTGATGACACGTATCAAACCGGGCACAGTGCGTATCAAGCTGCCGCATGGCGAAGAGGAGCTTATCTTTGTTGCTGGTGGCCTGCTTGAAGTGCAGCCTGGATTGGTCACGGTGTTGGCAGATACGGCAATTCGTGGTGCTGATCTTGATCAGGCCAAAGCGTTAGAAGCCAAGAAATGCGCCGAGGAAGTATTGGCAACCCGCAGTGCCGAGATGGATTATGCCCGTGCCCAGGCTGAATTGAGTGAAGCTATCGCGCAGTTATCGGCGATTGAGCGATTGCGCAAACACGGTCATTAA
- the atpD gene encoding F0F1 ATP synthase subunit beta, with protein sequence MSNGNIVQCIGAVVDIKFPRESMPKVYEALTLDEAASGNAESGLTFEVQQQLGDGVVRTIALGSSDGLRRGMQVKKTGAPISVPVGTGTLGRIMDVLGRPIDEAGPIQCEELRPIHAKAPKFDELSPSVDLLPTGIKVIDLICPFAKGGKIGLFGGAGVGKTVNMMELINNIAKSYGGYSVFAGVGERTREGNDFYHEMEESKVLDKVAMVFGQMNEPPGNRLRVALTGLTMAEKFRDEGRDILFFVDNIYRYTLAGTEVSALLGRMPSAVGYQPTLADEMGRLQERITSTKVGSITSIQAVYVPADDLTDPSPATTFLHLDATVVLSRDIAALGIYPAVDPLDSTSRQLDPLVVGEEHYNVARRVQSNLQRYKELRDIIAILGMDELAPEDKLAVSRARKIQRFLSQPFNVAEVFTGSPGKIVPLAETIKGFRMIVDGECDELPEQAFYMVGTIEEAFEKAKTLQ encoded by the coding sequence ATGAGCAACGGAAACATCGTTCAGTGTATTGGCGCGGTGGTCGACATTAAGTTCCCTCGTGAATCCATGCCCAAGGTCTATGAGGCGTTGACACTTGATGAAGCAGCCTCAGGCAATGCTGAATCGGGCCTGACCTTTGAAGTACAACAGCAGCTCGGCGACGGTGTCGTGCGCACGATTGCACTGGGTTCTTCCGACGGCTTGCGTCGTGGCATGCAAGTGAAAAAAACTGGCGCACCAATTTCGGTGCCTGTTGGAACCGGTACATTGGGCCGCATTATGGACGTTTTGGGTCGGCCAATTGATGAGGCGGGCCCGATTCAATGTGAAGAGTTGCGCCCCATTCACGCCAAAGCACCAAAATTTGATGAGCTTTCGCCCTCAGTAGATCTGTTGCCAACCGGAATCAAGGTGATTGATCTGATTTGTCCGTTTGCCAAAGGCGGCAAAATTGGTCTGTTCGGCGGTGCGGGCGTTGGCAAAACCGTCAACATGATGGAGCTGATCAATAACATTGCCAAATCATATGGGGGCTACTCCGTATTTGCCGGTGTTGGCGAGCGAACGCGCGAGGGCAATGACTTTTATCATGAAATGGAAGAGTCAAAGGTTCTCGATAAGGTCGCCATGGTGTTCGGCCAGATGAACGAGCCCCCAGGCAATCGTTTGCGCGTCGCGCTGACAGGCCTCACCATGGCCGAAAAATTCCGTGACGAAGGTCGCGATATTCTCTTCTTCGTGGATAACATCTATCGCTACACGCTAGCCGGTACTGAAGTTTCTGCGCTGCTCGGCCGTATGCCGTCCGCCGTGGGATACCAACCAACGCTGGCCGATGAAATGGGCCGCTTGCAAGAACGCATCACATCGACAAAAGTGGGTTCGATCACATCGATCCAAGCCGTATACGTTCCTGCTGATGACTTGACCGATCCATCCCCAGCAACCACCTTCCTTCACCTGGATGCGACGGTTGTGCTATCGCGTGATATTGCTGCGCTCGGTATTTACCCAGCCGTTGATCCGCTTGATTCGACATCTCGGCAACTAGACCCCTTAGTGGTGGGCGAAGAGCACTACAATGTGGCGCGCCGCGTGCAGTCGAATCTACAGCGCTACAAAGAGTTGCGTGACATCATCGCCATTCTTGGTATGGATGAACTAGCCCCGGAAGATAAGCTGGCCGTGTCGCGTGCCCGTAAGATTCAACGTTTTCTGTCGCAGCCATTCAATGTAGCCGAAGTATTCACCGGCTCACCTGGCAAAATCGTTCCCTTGGCAGAGACGATCAAGGGCTTCAGGATGATTGTGGACGGTGAATGTGACGAGCTGCCTGAGCAGGCGTTCTACATGGTGGGCACCATTGAAGAGGCGTTTGAAAAGGCCAAGACGCTGCAATAA
- the atpG gene encoding F0F1 ATP synthase subunit gamma — protein sequence MAGSKEIRSKIKSVQNTRKITKAMEMVAASKMRKAQDRMRAARPYSEKIRRLAANLSHALMTDYRHPFLTKKASIKRVGLIVITTDKGLCGGLNTNVLRQSINAMRQWERQGISDISVTCIGNKGLGFMQRLGAKVVSHITHIGDTPHMEKLIGPIKVMLDAYQAGELDEVHIAYTRFVNTMSQQAVIEPLLPLSGERLGTPETGWDYLYEPDAQTVVDDLLLRYVEALIYEGMTENMASEQSARMVAMKAATDNAGSVIKELQLVYNKARQAAITKEISEIVGGAAAIAG from the coding sequence ATGGCGGGCAGTAAAGAGATACGTAGCAAAATCAAAAGCGTTCAAAACACGCGCAAGATTACCAAGGCTATGGAGATGGTGGCTGCATCCAAAATGCGCAAAGCGCAGGACCGGATGCGTGCTGCTCGCCCTTATAGCGAAAAAATACGTCGCCTGGCGGCTAATCTTTCGCATGCCTTGATGACCGATTATCGACATCCTTTTCTTACAAAGAAGGCCTCTATCAAACGCGTTGGTTTAATCGTTATTACCACCGATAAAGGCTTGTGTGGCGGGTTAAATACCAATGTGCTGCGCCAATCGATAAATGCCATGCGGCAGTGGGAGAGGCAGGGCATTAGTGACATCAGCGTGACCTGCATTGGCAACAAGGGGCTGGGCTTTATGCAGCGTCTTGGCGCTAAGGTTGTGTCACACATTACCCATATCGGGGATACCCCCCATATGGAAAAACTGATAGGCCCGATCAAAGTCATGCTTGATGCCTATCAGGCGGGCGAGCTGGACGAAGTTCATATTGCCTATACACGCTTTGTTAATACCATGTCGCAACAGGCGGTGATTGAGCCTTTGCTGCCACTGTCTGGTGAGCGTCTTGGCACACCAGAAACTGGGTGGGATTATCTGTATGAGCCTGATGCGCAAACTGTGGTTGATGATTTACTGCTGCGCTATGTCGAAGCCCTGATTTATGAAGGGATGACAGAAAATATGGCCTCCGAACAATCAGCACGTATGGTTGCCATGAAGGCTGCAACAGATAATGCGGGTAGTGTCATCAAAGAATTGCAGCTTGTTTATAACAAAGCCCGTCAAGCAGCAATTACCAAAGAAATCTCGGAAATTGTTGGCGGCGCAGCGGCGATTGCAGGCTGA